One window of Silvimonas iriomotensis genomic DNA carries:
- a CDS encoding DUF2214 family protein, which yields MVSSWVLAVIHLLGVGLAFAAIYSRARFLGKPVKQLDLPEAFLADSLWGISALVLVLTGLTRAFGGFEKGTLYYGHQPFFHIKMACLVLIFLLEIFPMITLLRWRIGRAKGDVTLNLAVAAKLSQISYVQLFLLVPMVLCAAAMARGIMI from the coding sequence ATGGTCTCAAGCTGGGTGCTTGCCGTTATCCATCTGCTGGGCGTGGGCCTGGCGTTTGCCGCTATCTACAGCCGCGCGCGCTTTCTGGGCAAACCGGTAAAGCAGCTTGATCTGCCCGAAGCCTTTCTGGCGGATTCTTTGTGGGGGATCAGCGCGCTGGTGCTTGTGCTCACCGGCCTGACGCGCGCGTTTGGCGGGTTTGAAAAAGGCACGCTGTATTACGGGCACCAGCCCTTTTTCCATATCAAGATGGCCTGTCTGGTGCTGATTTTCCTGCTGGAGATTTTCCCCATGATCACCCTGCTACGCTGGCGGATCGGGCGTGCCAAAGGGGATGTGACGCTTAATCTGGCGGTGGCCGCAAAGTTATCGCAGATCAGCTATGTGCAGTTGTTCTTGCTGGTGCCCATGGTGTTGTGCGCGGCCGCCATGGCCCGCGGAATCATGATTTAG
- a CDS encoding SDR family NAD(P)-dependent oxidoreductase: MNQLDLQGRVAIITGGARGIGYAAAERMLQSGASVALWDIDAARLDQSAAELARLGKVSVHALDLTDASAVNAAASATVAAHGKVDILVNNAGITGGNGLTWELDPKGWARVIEVNLVAPFLVCHAVIPKMLENGYGRIVNVASVAGKEGNPTASHYSASKAGLIGLTKSLGKELATKNVIVNCITPAAAKTEIFDQMSQQHIDYMLSKIPMGRFLQVNEVAALIGWLSSEDCSFTTGGVIDISGGRATY, encoded by the coding sequence ATGAATCAACTGGATCTGCAAGGCCGGGTGGCCATCATTACCGGCGGCGCGCGCGGCATTGGTTACGCAGCGGCCGAGCGCATGCTGCAATCGGGCGCCAGCGTGGCGCTGTGGGATATCGATGCGGCGCGGCTGGATCAATCTGCAGCCGAGCTTGCCAGGCTGGGCAAGGTCAGCGTGCACGCGCTGGACCTGACCGATGCAAGCGCGGTGAATGCCGCAGCGAGTGCCACGGTTGCCGCGCATGGCAAGGTCGACATTCTGGTCAACAACGCCGGCATTACCGGTGGCAACGGCCTGACCTGGGAGCTGGACCCCAAAGGCTGGGCACGGGTGATCGAGGTCAACCTGGTGGCGCCGTTCCTGGTGTGCCACGCCGTGATCCCCAAGATGCTGGAAAACGGTTACGGCCGCATCGTCAACGTGGCCTCGGTGGCGGGCAAGGAAGGCAATCCCACCGCATCGCACTACAGCGCATCCAAGGCCGGCCTGATCGGTTTGACCAAGTCTTTGGGTAAAGAACTGGCGACCAAGAACGTGATCGTCAACTGCATTACCCCGGCGGCCGCCAAGACCGAAATCTTTGACCAGATGAGCCAGCAGCACATTGATTACATGCTGAGCAAAATCCCCATGGGGCGCTTCTTGCAGGTGAATGAAGTGGCCGCGCTGATCGGCTGGCTCAGTTCTGAAGATTGCTCGTTTACCACGGGCGGCGTGATCGACATTTCCGGCGGCCGCGCCACTTATTGA
- the rhmD gene encoding L-rhamnonate dehydratase, with the protein MNVPVIKQIRAYTVRGGGADYHDQGGGHWIDDHIATPMSRYEKYRQSRQSFGINVLGTLVVEIEASDGTVGFAVTTAGEIGAYIVEKHLARFIEGQKVTDIEKMWDQMFNATLYYGRKGVVINTISGVDLALWDLLAKVRGEPVHQLLGGPVRDQLQFYATGARPDLAKEMGFIGGKMPLHHGPAEGEEGLKKNLAMIEDMRNRVGDDFWLMLDCWMSLDTNYATRLATKAHQYGLKWIEEALPPDDYWGYAELRRNVPKGMLVTTGEHEATRWGFRLLLEMGCCDIIQPDVGWCGGVTELIKISALADAHNVLVVPHGSSVYSYHFVITRHNSPFAEFLMMAPKADQVVPMFNPLLLDEPVPVNGRISASALDKPGFGVRLNPECKLVRPYEH; encoded by the coding sequence ATGAACGTACCAGTCATCAAACAGATCCGCGCTTATACCGTGCGCGGCGGCGGGGCGGATTACCACGATCAGGGCGGCGGTCACTGGATTGACGACCACATCGCCACGCCCATGTCCAGATACGAGAAATACCGCCAGAGCCGCCAGTCTTTCGGCATCAACGTGTTGGGTACGCTGGTGGTGGAGATCGAAGCCAGCGACGGCACTGTGGGCTTTGCCGTGACGACGGCGGGCGAGATTGGCGCATATATCGTAGAGAAACATCTGGCGCGTTTTATTGAAGGCCAGAAGGTGACCGACATCGAAAAGATGTGGGACCAGATGTTCAACGCCACGCTCTATTACGGCCGCAAGGGCGTGGTGATCAACACCATCAGCGGCGTCGACCTGGCCTTGTGGGATTTGCTGGCCAAGGTGCGCGGCGAACCGGTGCACCAGTTGCTGGGCGGCCCGGTGCGTGACCAGTTGCAGTTTTACGCTACGGGAGCACGCCCTGATCTGGCCAAAGAAATGGGCTTTATCGGCGGCAAAATGCCGCTGCACCACGGCCCGGCAGAAGGTGAAGAAGGCCTGAAAAAGAACCTGGCCATGATCGAAGACATGCGCAACCGCGTGGGTGACGACTTCTGGCTGATGCTCGATTGCTGGATGAGCCTGGATACCAACTACGCCACCCGGCTGGCGACCAAAGCGCATCAATACGGCCTGAAATGGATCGAAGAAGCGCTGCCGCCCGATGATTACTGGGGCTACGCCGAGCTACGCCGCAACGTGCCCAAAGGCATGCTGGTGACCACGGGCGAGCATGAAGCCACGCGCTGGGGTTTCCGTCTGCTGCTGGAAATGGGCTGCTGCGACATCATCCAGCCGGATGTGGGCTGGTGCGGCGGCGTGACCGAACTGATCAAGATTTCTGCCCTGGCGGACGCGCACAACGTGCTGGTCGTGCCGCATGGCTCGTCGGTCTACAGCTACCACTTTGTGATCACCCGCCACAACAGCCCGTTTGCCGAGTTCTTGATGATGGCGCCCAAGGCTGACCAGGTGGTGCCGATGTTCAACCCGCTGCTGCTGGATGAACCGGTGCCGGTTAACGGACGTATCTCTGCCTCTGCGCTGGACAAACCCGGCTTTGGCGTCCGCCTGAACCCGGAATGCAAGCTGGTGCGGCCGTACGAGCATTGA
- a CDS encoding alpha/beta hydrolase — MNQPDVAFAKTQKSTTGRSYEPPAPKWVKTGLSALSAVSPQAAAGVLQHLFTTPPRTRLRAEEAAVLATARRWQSHVRGEIMRGYEWGEATAPAVLLLHGWGGHAGHMSGMVEPLLAAGYRVLAVDVPGHGDSPRAQVALPHFHEALEEMARRAGHDAVHGVIAHSFGAAGTTYALSRGLHIPRAVFVGPMTQFGALWDAVRNRTGVSQGLIQRMITRMEARYCLGFDEVEPVALAGDLTTPLLVLHDLDDDKVSVAQGEALVARWPGAALRTSNTLGHLKILKDQASVNAAVAFLTRTATP, encoded by the coding sequence ATGAACCAGCCTGATGTTGCCTTTGCGAAGACACAAAAAAGCACGACCGGTCGTTCTTATGAACCACCCGCGCCGAAATGGGTAAAAACCGGTTTGTCGGCACTCAGCGCGGTATCGCCTCAGGCAGCGGCTGGCGTATTGCAACACCTGTTCACCACTCCACCGCGCACGCGCTTGCGCGCTGAAGAAGCTGCCGTCCTTGCTACCGCGCGGCGCTGGCAAAGCCATGTCCGTGGCGAAATCATGCGCGGCTACGAGTGGGGCGAGGCCACCGCGCCGGCCGTTTTGTTGCTGCACGGTTGGGGCGGGCATGCCGGCCACATGAGCGGCATGGTCGAGCCCTTGCTGGCGGCCGGTTACCGCGTGCTGGCGGTCGATGTGCCGGGCCACGGCGATTCCCCGCGGGCGCAGGTGGCCTTGCCGCATTTTCATGAAGCGCTGGAAGAAATGGCCCGTCGCGCCGGGCACGATGCGGTACACGGCGTGATCGCCCATTCGTTTGGCGCGGCCGGTACCACCTATGCGCTCTCACGCGGTTTGCATATTCCGCGTGCCGTGTTTGTCGGCCCCATGACGCAGTTTGGCGCCTTGTGGGACGCCGTGCGCAACCGCACCGGCGTATCGCAAGGACTGATCCAGCGCATGATCACGCGCATGGAAGCCCGCTACTGCCTGGGTTTTGATGAAGTGGAACCCGTGGCACTGGCTGGCGATCTCACCACGCCCTTGTTGGTCCTGCATGATCTGGACGACGACAAAGTATCCGTCGCCCAGGGTGAGGCGCTGGTCGCCCGCTGGCCCGGCGCGGCCCTGCGCACCAGCAACACGCTGGGGCATCTGAAGATCCTGAAAGATCAGGCCAGCGTGAACGCGGCCGTGGCTTTTCTCACGCGCACGGCCACGCCATAA
- a CDS encoding LysR family transcriptional regulator — MLKQYFYQSLLHRLRYKHLFLLVALADHGNLHQAAETLAMSQPAATRMLQEVEAFLDCTLFERQARGVKPTEVGEEIIRFARTTLGGLQRTADSLQLWQQGGFGQLIIGTIMGAAPDLVAQSVSELKTRKPLLRIRIKGETSDQLIELLEQGKVDFAIGRFSELSQHNWLDFEPLGNEVMKVVVRSGHALAGRESVTLAELANWPWVLQPLASPARQVLEREFEHNHSATPQNTVECDSIFATLQLVQRSDAVTALAEPVLRDHLYAKLLVALPLNIGQNLAPYGLLTRKGESLSGIGLEFVEIVRRMALNARVAQV; from the coding sequence ATGCTCAAACAATATTTCTATCAATCGTTGCTTCACCGCCTGCGCTACAAGCATTTGTTCTTGCTGGTGGCACTGGCAGACCATGGCAACCTGCATCAGGCCGCAGAAACGCTGGCCATGTCGCAACCGGCCGCAACGCGCATGCTGCAAGAGGTCGAAGCGTTTCTGGACTGCACCTTGTTTGAACGCCAGGCGCGTGGCGTGAAGCCGACCGAAGTGGGCGAAGAAATCATCCGCTTTGCCCGTACCACGCTGGGCGGCCTGCAGCGCACGGCAGACAGCCTGCAACTGTGGCAACAAGGCGGGTTTGGCCAGTTGATCATCGGCACCATCATGGGCGCCGCGCCAGACCTGGTGGCGCAATCGGTATCTGAACTGAAAACCCGCAAACCACTCTTGCGCATCCGCATCAAGGGCGAGACCAGTGATCAGCTGATTGAATTGCTGGAACAGGGCAAAGTGGATTTCGCCATTGGCCGGTTTTCAGAACTGAGCCAGCACAACTGGCTGGATTTCGAACCACTGGGCAATGAAGTGATGAAAGTCGTGGTGCGCAGCGGCCACGCGCTGGCCGGGCGAGAATCCGTCACGCTGGCTGAACTGGCCAACTGGCCTTGGGTGCTGCAGCCGCTGGCCAGCCCCGCGCGGCAGGTGCTGGAGCGCGAATTTGAACACAATCACAGCGCCACCCCGCAGAACACGGTGGAGTGCGATTCCATCTTTGCCACGCTGCAACTGGTACAGCGAAGCGATGCCGTGACCGCGCTGGCCGAACCGGTCTTGCGCGATCACCTTTACGCCAAACTGCTGGTGGCGCTGCCGCTCAACATCGGGCAGAACCTGGCGCCCTATGGTTTGCTGACGCGCAAGGGCGAGAGCTTGTCCGGGATCGGGCTGGAGTTTGTAGAGATTGTGCGGCGGATGGCGCTCAATGCGCGGGTGGCACAGGTTTAA
- a CDS encoding ABC transporter permease, with amino-acid sequence MSTAFMNQHTQSLAPGAANSPTPERQRWFLVLARNRESTLLVVLLLLIIGTGMAEPAFLSWHNARDVLLNVAITAILTAGMTVVMLMRHIDLSVSSTLGVTAYAVGSLFIAMPGLPVPLAIVAGVLIGLAAGGVNGALVTFGRVPSLVATLSTLYIFRGIDYAWVHGGQINATSLPDAFSHIATGNVLGLPILVIIAAVVLAGVGYYLKFFRGGREFYAIGSNPEAATLAGIRVNRRVFVGFLLSGALAGLAGVLWLARFGTVDASTGKGIELQVVAAAVVGSVAITGGVGNVWGATLGALLLGVINISLVVLRVSSFWQLAIQGALIVLAIVSDTLLSRRIAKWSMKKRELG; translated from the coding sequence ATGAGTACCGCATTCATGAACCAACACACACAAAGCCTGGCGCCTGGCGCGGCCAACTCCCCCACGCCGGAGCGTCAGCGCTGGTTCCTGGTGCTGGCCCGTAACCGGGAAAGCACGCTGCTGGTGGTTTTGCTGCTGCTGATCATCGGCACCGGCATGGCAGAACCGGCGTTCCTCTCCTGGCACAACGCGCGCGATGTGCTGCTGAACGTGGCGATCACCGCCATCCTGACCGCCGGCATGACGGTGGTGATGCTGATGCGGCATATCGATCTGTCGGTCAGTTCCACGCTGGGGGTGACGGCGTATGCGGTCGGCAGCCTTTTCATTGCCATGCCCGGTTTGCCGGTGCCGCTGGCGATTGTCGCCGGGGTGCTGATTGGTCTTGCCGCCGGTGGCGTGAACGGCGCGCTGGTGACGTTTGGCCGGGTGCCCTCGCTGGTGGCCACGCTCTCTACGCTCTACATCTTCCGGGGCATTGATTACGCCTGGGTGCACGGCGGCCAGATCAACGCCACCAGCCTGCCGGATGCGTTCTCGCACATTGCCACCGGCAACGTGCTGGGCCTGCCCATTCTGGTGATCATCGCCGCCGTGGTGCTGGCGGGCGTCGGGTACTACCTCAAATTTTTCCGCGGTGGCCGCGAGTTCTACGCCATTGGCTCTAACCCGGAAGCCGCCACGCTGGCCGGCATCCGCGTCAATCGCCGCGTGTTTGTGGGCTTTTTGCTCTCTGGCGCACTGGCCGGGCTGGCCGGCGTGCTGTGGCTGGCGCGCTTTGGCACGGTGGATGCCAGCACCGGCAAGGGCATCGAGTTGCAAGTCGTCGCCGCGGCGGTGGTCGGCAGCGTGGCCATTACCGGCGGCGTCGGCAATGTCTGGGGCGCCACGCTGGGGGCTTTGCTGCTGGGCGTGATCAATATCTCGCTGGTGGTGCTGCGCGTGTCGTCCTTCTGGCAACTGGCCATCCAGGGCGCGCTGATTGTGCTGGCGATTGTCAGTGACACGCTGTTGTCACGGCGCATTGCCAAGTGGTCGATGAAGAAGCGGGAACTGGGTTGA
- a CDS encoding SDR family NAD(P)-dependent oxidoreductase, with translation MLLKDKTVIVTGGSRGIGRAVAVACAQHGANVVVSHHSHADETIADIKALGRGVVAVKGDVADPHTAQLLVQAAVEHFGGVDVLVSNAGICPFHGFLDMPLETFQRTMEVNLHGAFYVTQAVANRMKDQGRGGSIIAISSISALVGGEYQTHYTPTKAGVHSLMQSTAIALGKYGIRCNSVMPGTILTDINKDDLSDPEKVAYFNKRIPLGRMGQPEDIGGAVVFLASDMAAYVTGASLLVDGGLFVNLQ, from the coding sequence ATGCTGTTAAAAGACAAAACCGTCATCGTCACCGGTGGCTCCCGCGGGATTGGCCGCGCCGTGGCGGTGGCTTGTGCGCAGCATGGCGCCAATGTGGTGGTCAGCCATCACAGCCATGCCGATGAAACCATTGCCGACATCAAAGCCCTGGGCCGTGGCGTGGTCGCCGTGAAGGGCGATGTGGCCGATCCGCACACCGCGCAATTACTGGTACAGGCGGCAGTAGAACACTTTGGCGGGGTGGATGTGCTGGTCAGCAACGCCGGCATCTGCCCGTTCCACGGCTTTCTGGACATGCCGCTGGAAACCTTCCAGCGCACCATGGAAGTCAACCTGCATGGCGCGTTTTACGTGACGCAGGCCGTGGCCAACCGCATGAAAGACCAGGGTCGGGGCGGTTCCATCATTGCCATCAGCTCGATCAGCGCGCTGGTGGGCGGCGAGTATCAGACCCACTACACGCCGACCAAGGCGGGTGTGCATTCGCTGATGCAATCGACCGCCATTGCGCTGGGCAAATATGGCATCCGCTGTAACTCGGTCATGCCGGGCACGATTCTCACCGACATCAACAAAGACGACCTCTCTGATCCGGAAAAAGTGGCGTATTTCAACAAACGCATTCCGCTGGGCCGCATGGGCCAGCCAGAGGATATCGGCGGCGCGGTGGTGTTTCTGGCCTCGGATATGGCGGCGTATGTCACCGGCGCATCGCTGCTGGTTGATGGCGGCTTGTTTGTGAATCTGCAGTAA
- a CDS encoding sugar ABC transporter ATP-binding protein, with product MSDQPLQPRLELRGASKAFGEVQALLNGCLSLYPGEVHALLGENGAGKSTLVKILAGVHKPDTGTLVIDGRQRHFTRPSDALEAGIAVIYQEPTLFADLSIAENIYMGRQPLDRLGRIRYDEMNRWTQEMLQSLGVSLKATQLVRGLSIADQQVVEIAKALSLNANVLIMDEPTAALSRPEVERLFSIAERLRAANVAILFITHRLEEVFRLTQRVTIMRDGAAVHFAMTAEMDHDSIVARMVGRDLSTYYPKADVTPGEVGLSVRRLSRTGVFRDISFDVRKGEIVALSGLVGAGRSEVARAIFGVDPVDSGEVHVMGQKLKLGKPATAVRAGVALVPEDRRQQGLALDMPIARNTSLTVLGKLVRFGLISGKAERDLATEWGSKLKLKAHTVDAPAGTLSGGNQQKVVLGKWLATHPRVLIIDEPTRGIDVGAKAEVYQTMADLVKEGMAVLMISSELPEVLGMADRVLVMHEGRITADIPRDQANEERIMAAALGQTDPASRKAA from the coding sequence ATGAGCGATCAACCCCTCCAGCCCCGGCTGGAACTGCGCGGTGCCAGCAAGGCCTTTGGCGAAGTCCAGGCCCTGCTCAATGGCTGCCTCTCGCTCTACCCGGGCGAGGTCCATGCCTTGCTGGGCGAGAACGGCGCGGGCAAGTCCACGCTGGTGAAAATCCTGGCCGGCGTCCACAAGCCCGACACCGGCACGCTGGTGATTGATGGCCGGCAACGCCACTTCACGCGGCCGTCAGACGCGCTGGAGGCCGGCATTGCGGTGATCTATCAGGAACCCACGCTGTTTGCCGATCTCTCGATTGCCGAGAACATCTACATGGGCCGCCAGCCGCTTGATCGCCTGGGGCGTATCCGCTACGACGAGATGAACCGCTGGACGCAGGAAATGCTGCAGTCTTTGGGTGTATCGCTCAAAGCCACGCAGCTGGTGCGCGGTTTGTCGATTGCTGATCAGCAAGTGGTCGAGATCGCCAAGGCGCTTTCGCTCAACGCCAATGTGCTGATCATGGATGAACCGACCGCCGCGCTGTCACGCCCGGAAGTAGAGCGCCTGTTCAGCATTGCCGAGCGCCTGCGCGCCGCCAATGTCGCCATCCTGTTTATTACGCACCGGCTGGAAGAAGTGTTCCGCCTGACCCAGCGCGTCACCATCATGCGCGACGGCGCGGCGGTGCATTTCGCCATGACGGCCGAGATGGATCACGACAGCATTGTCGCCCGCATGGTGGGGCGTGATCTCTCTACCTATTACCCCAAGGCCGATGTCACGCCGGGCGAGGTCGGTTTGTCGGTGCGGCGGCTGTCGCGTACCGGCGTGTTCCGCGATATCTCGTTTGACGTGCGTAAAGGCGAGATCGTCGCGCTGTCCGGCCTTGTCGGCGCGGGCCGCAGCGAAGTCGCCCGCGCTATTTTCGGGGTTGATCCGGTTGATAGCGGCGAGGTCCACGTCATGGGCCAGAAGCTCAAGCTGGGCAAGCCCGCTACCGCAGTGCGCGCCGGCGTGGCGCTGGTGCCGGAGGACCGCCGCCAGCAAGGCCTGGCGCTGGATATGCCGATTGCGCGCAATACCTCGCTCACCGTGCTGGGCAAGCTGGTGCGCTTCGGGCTGATCTCGGGCAAGGCCGAGCGTGATCTGGCCACGGAATGGGGCAGCAAACTCAAGCTCAAGGCCCACACTGTCGACGCCCCGGCCGGCACGCTCTCTGGCGGTAACCAGCAAAAGGTGGTGCTGGGCAAATGGCTGGCCACGCATCCGCGCGTGCTGATCATCGACGAACCCACGCGCGGGATCGACGTCGGCGCCAAGGCAGAGGTCTACCAGACCATGGCCGACCTGGTGAAAGAGGGCATGGCCGTGCTGATGATCTCCAGCGAACTGCCCGAAGTGCTGGGCATGGCTGACCGTGTGCTGGTGATGCACGAAGGCCGTATCACGGCGGATATCCCGCGTGATCAGGCCAACGAAGAACGCATCATGGCCGCCGCGCTGGGCCAGACTGATCCCGCCTCCAGGAAAGCAGCATGA
- a CDS encoding amidohydrolase family protein: MTLQVVDPHVHLWAPGTLRYPWMESDAVGFNGDVTPVKKIYAPADLLADAGDAVQVLKAVHIEAIAADPLAETQWVQAQADAQDVLKIGIVGYADFTRPDVEALLAAQCQSRAMRGIRQILNVHANPLYDYVGRHYMDDATWQRNFRLLGKYGLNFDMQLYPSQMHAAAALARDNPDVTFVLNHAGMFVDRDSVAGWAAWRDGLALLATLPNMAVKISGLGMFDHHWTAESLRPYVLQVIDTFGADRCMFASNFPVDKLYSNYPAVWQAFAQIVGGASDSEKAQLFRMNAERVYRL, translated from the coding sequence ATGACGCTTCAGGTTGTTGATCCGCACGTGCACCTGTGGGCCCCCGGCACCTTGCGCTACCCCTGGATGGAAAGCGACGCCGTCGGCTTTAACGGTGATGTGACGCCGGTAAAGAAAATCTACGCCCCGGCCGACTTGCTGGCTGATGCGGGTGACGCGGTGCAGGTGCTTAAAGCCGTGCACATTGAAGCCATCGCCGCTGACCCGCTGGCCGAAACGCAATGGGTGCAAGCCCAGGCCGATGCGCAGGATGTGCTCAAGATCGGCATCGTCGGGTATGCCGACTTTACCCGGCCGGATGTAGAAGCCTTGCTGGCTGCGCAGTGCCAAAGCCGTGCCATGCGAGGCATCCGCCAGATTCTGAACGTGCACGCCAATCCGCTGTACGACTACGTTGGCCGGCACTACATGGACGACGCAACCTGGCAGCGCAATTTCAGATTGCTGGGCAAGTACGGGCTGAACTTCGACATGCAGTTGTACCCGTCGCAAATGCACGCCGCTGCCGCGCTGGCCCGCGACAACCCGGACGTGACCTTTGTACTCAACCACGCCGGCATGTTTGTCGATCGCGACAGCGTGGCGGGTTGGGCGGCCTGGCGCGACGGGCTGGCACTTTTGGCGACGCTGCCGAACATGGCGGTAAAGATCAGCGGCCTGGGCATGTTTGACCATCACTGGACGGCGGAAAGCCTGCGCCCCTACGTCTTGCAGGTCATCGACACGTTCGGTGCTGATCGCTGCATGTTCGCCTCCAATTTTCCGGTGGACAAGCTCTATAGCAACTATCCGGCGGTGTGGCAGGCGTTTGCACAGATTGTCGGCGGGGCCAGCGATTCTGAAAAAGCACAGTTGTTCCGGATGAATGCAGAGCGGGTGTACCGGTTGTGA
- a CDS encoding fumarylacetoacetate hydrolase family protein encodes MKLLRFGPAGHEKPGLVDASGVIRDLSSVVDDIAGATLLPANLAKLRDVKTDTLPTAPAGARIGPCVTGVGKVICVGLNYSDHAKESNMAIPTEPILFMKPTSSICGPNDHVEIPRGAEKTDWEVELGVVIGKTAKYVSKENALEHVAGYCVVNDVSERAFQLERGGQWDKGKGHDTFAPIGPWLVTADEVADPQNLAMWLEVDGHRYQDGSTRTMIFDVATLVSYISQFMTLQPGDVIATGTPPGVGLGQKPPVYLHAGQTMKLGIAGLGEQQQLTVPAKVREG; translated from the coding sequence ATGAAACTGCTGCGTTTTGGCCCTGCTGGCCATGAAAAACCGGGCCTGGTCGATGCTTCTGGCGTGATCCGTGATCTGTCTTCCGTGGTGGACGACATTGCGGGTGCCACCTTGTTGCCTGCCAATCTGGCCAAATTGCGTGACGTCAAAACCGACACCTTGCCGACCGCACCCGCCGGAGCGCGCATCGGGCCGTGTGTGACGGGTGTAGGCAAGGTGATTTGCGTGGGGCTGAACTACAGCGATCACGCCAAAGAATCGAACATGGCCATCCCGACCGAACCCATCTTGTTCATGAAGCCGACGAGTTCGATCTGCGGCCCGAATGACCACGTGGAAATTCCGCGCGGTGCGGAAAAAACAGACTGGGAAGTCGAACTGGGTGTGGTGATCGGCAAAACCGCCAAGTACGTCAGCAAGGAAAACGCGCTGGAGCATGTGGCCGGTTATTGCGTGGTGAACGACGTCTCTGAACGCGCTTTCCAGTTGGAGCGCGGCGGGCAGTGGGACAAAGGCAAGGGCCACGATACGTTCGCGCCCATCGGCCCGTGGCTGGTCACGGCAGATGAAGTGGCCGACCCGCAAAACCTGGCCATGTGGCTGGAGGTCGATGGCCATCGTTACCAGGACGGCAGCACCCGCACCATGATTTTTGATGTCGCCACGCTGGTGTCTTACATCAGCCAGTTCATGACCCTGCAACCGGGCGACGTGATCGCCACCGGTACGCCGCCTGGCGTGGGCCTGGGCCAGAAACCGCCGGTGTATCTACACGCGGGCCAGACCATGAAACTGGGCATTGCGGGCCTGGGTGAACAGCAACAACTGACGGTGCCGGCCAAGGTTCGGGAAGGGTGA
- the rhaM gene encoding L-rhamnose mutarotase: MQTHAFRMQLNPGQAAEYMRRHDEIWPELVVALKAAGISDYRIFLDAQTHALFAVLKATDDHRMADLPQLPVMRRWWDYMADIMATEPDHKPQQWALTPVFYME; encoded by the coding sequence ATGCAAACCCACGCTTTTCGCATGCAACTGAACCCGGGTCAGGCGGCGGAGTACATGCGTCGTCATGACGAAATCTGGCCGGAACTGGTCGTGGCGCTCAAAGCTGCCGGCATCAGCGATTACCGCATTTTTCTGGACGCACAGACACACGCCTTGTTTGCCGTGCTCAAAGCCACAGACGATCACCGCATGGCCGATCTGCCGCAACTGCCGGTCATGCGCCGCTGGTGGGATTACATGGCCGACATCATGGCCACAGAGCCTGATCACAAACCGCAGCAATGGGCGCTGACGCCCGTGTTTTACATGGAGTGA